One window of the Solanum stenotomum isolate F172 chromosome 11, ASM1918654v1, whole genome shotgun sequence genome contains the following:
- the LOC125844105 gene encoding acylsugar acyltransferase 3-like, translating into MASSTILSRKMIKLLSPTPPSLRQHNLSLMDCINLPQYSPMALLYPKPENYNKNQISQILENSLSKVLSSYYPFAGRIKDNNTYVDCDDTGAEYLNVKINCSMSEILNNSSNDVADVVFQQDLPWCSTLNRSPLVVQLSHFDCGGIAVSACMSHKIADGYSFAKFINDWATTARHVDFKPSPQFNASTFFPLMDGGPNIMSINASPESQQQHVSRMYNFSSSNLTRLKNSITGIQNPTRVEVATALIHKCGATASMENLGFFKPSLMSQVINLRPLIPLDTIGNATCGYSTIAMTENEIQLSNYVAQLQKVKQQVRNELKNLDMNQIVPYALGKMKGVVDMMEKDIFDIYLSTSVCNFGLYSKNNFGWGSPIKVTYTKYPVKKSIMLFDDPSEEGIDALITLPEDEMLIFQKDKELLKYTSPIPGTAK; encoded by the coding sequence ATGGCATCATCAACAATTCTTTCTAGGAAAATGATTAAACTTTTATCCCCTACTCCTCCTTCACTTAGACAACACAATCTTTCTTTAATGGATTGCATAAATCTTCCTCAATATTCACCAATGGCCTTATTGTACCCCAAACCtgaaaattataacaaaaacCAAATATCACAAATTCTTGAAAACTCCCTTTCAAAAGTATTATCCTCTTATTATCCCTTTGCGGGACGAATCAAGGATAATAATACCTATGTCGATTGTGATGACACAGGTGCTGAGTATTTAAATGTCAAAATCAATTGTTCAATGTCCGAAATTCTCAACAACTCTTCTAATGATGTTGCGGATGTAGTCTTCCAACAAGACTTGCCTTGGTGTAGTACCTTGAATCGAAGTCCACTAGTGGTTCAATTAAGTCATTTTGATTGTGGCGGAATAGCAGTCAGTGCATGTATGTCACATAAAATTGCTGATGGATATAGTTTTGCTAAATTCATTAATGATTGGGCCACTACAGCTCGACACGTGGATTTCAAACCATCTCCTCAATTTAATGCATCTACTTTTTTTCCACTAATGGATGGTGGTCCAAATATTATGTCTATAAATGCTTCACCTgaatcacaacaacaacatgtgTCAAGAATGTACAATTTCTCATCCTCAAATTTGACAAGACTCAAAAATAGTATTACAGGAATACAAAATCCAACTCGTGTTGAAGTTGCCACAGcacttattcataaatgtggggCGACTGCATCTATGGAAAATTTGGGCTTCTTTAAACCATCTCTAATGAGCCAGGTAATAAATTTACGCCCTCTAATTCCACTAGACACAATAGGAAATGCGACATGTGGCTATAGCACAATAGCAATGACAGAAAATGAGATACAGTTGTCTAACTATGTTGCTCAGTTGCAAAAAGTTAAACAACAAGTTCGAAACGAGTTGAAGAATCTAGATATGAATCAGATAGTCCCATATGCACTTGGAAAAATGAAAGGTGTTGTAGACATGATGGAGAAggatatatttgatatttatttatcaacAAGTGTGTGCAATTTTGGATTATATAGTAAGAATAATTTTGGATGGGGTAGCCCTATAAAAGTTACATATACAAAATATCCAGTGAAGAAAAGTATCATGCTTTTTGATGACCCGAGTGAAGAAGGGATAGATGCACTAATCACATTACCAGAAGATGAAATGTTAATTTTTCAGAAGGACAAAGAGCTTCTAAAGTATACTTCTCCAATTCCTGGTACAGCCAAATAA